In the genome of Abyssalbus ytuae, the window CGATTATTAGTATCTGCCGAGTCATTAACCAGGTCAAAAATCATTTCAATAGTTTCCGGTTCTTCCTGCACCAGTTTTTCAACTTCAAAGGAAACTTTAGCAATGTCCCAGCTGTTAATTAAAGCAGGATATACCTGTGTTTCCTCCCAATCGGGCATTCTTATGTACAAATACCAGTAATCTTCATGAGAGGAAGCTATAAAGTTTAAATGGCCGGTAAACAAGGGTACCAAACGTTGTTTTTGATCGGCTATATTTATCTTCAAATCGGGCTGATACCTGAATTGTTCGAGTATATACAAATACCTTTCGCCGGTTAACCAGGGTGTGCCCGGAAAAATATCGGAGGCTACATAGGAGGATACTATATTTGCTTTTCCGGTATCACCGGGTTTTACTATTTCAAATTTTTCCAGTTCCTCCAATTGTTCAGGGGTAAGTTCTACCGGAAATATTATATCCTGCCGGGAGCCAAAGGAAATACTGTTCAGCCCCAGATTTTCTGCACTTACCACAATATTTTTTAACTCGGCAGGAGATAAAACACCTCCTTTTATTATTAGCCTGGTAAAACTATTTTTCATGCGTTTTAATGTTCGTTTATACCAATTGTAAATTTTTACCTAATATTTCTCTTACCTCTGTTTTACAGCTTCCGCAGCCTAACCCGGCCCCGGTTTGTTTACAAAGCTCAGTAAAATCCGTACATCCGTTTTTAATAGCTGTTTGAATATTTCCTTCACCTACCTGGCTACAGGAACAAACCAGTTTGCCTATTACAGGTTTGTTCTCAGAGGAGCCTCTTAAAAGGGTTTCACGTTTATCGGACAGTTCAATTTTACTTTCTATCAAAGTTTTAAATTCTGCAAATTCATTTTTATCCCCCATCAGGATAGCCCCGATAAGCAAGTCATCTTTAACTATACATTTTTTATAGTACCGTTTGCTTTCGTCAGTAAAAATTATCTCTTCATACCCTGTTTCATTTTCAGGTACATATACCTCACCTATGCTGCATAAATCAAGATCCTGAAATTTTAATATATTCATTAATACAGAGCCTTTATACCTGCTACTGATATCGCCGGCAAGATAATTGGCCAGTATGGTGGCCTGCTCTTCGGCAGCCGAAGTAATTCCGAAAAGTTTGTCTTCAAATTCGGCAATTTCCCCTATGGCGTATATGTTATTGTCTGAAGTTTGCAAATGCCGGTTAACTTTTAACCCCCTGCCACAAATTATACCTCCTTTTTTTGCAGCTTCAATGTTGGGCCGGGTGCCTATGGCATAAACAATTGCATTGGCATTTATGATTTTACCACTTTTTAATGTCACTGTTAAGCCGTTATTTTCCTCATTGTTAAAAACGGTGCTTACCTCGTTATCAAAATATATTTGAATATCCCTTTCCTGTACATCGCGGGCCAAAAGCCTGCTGGATATAACATCTAATTGCCTTTCCATTAACCGTGAGGCTCTTTGGATAATGGTTACTTTTATATTACGATGTTTTAAAGCCGCGGCTAATTCTAACCCCAGCAATCCTCCTCCTACTATTGCCACGTGTTGTTCATGAGGCGGCAAATGAGTTTCATCAAGATACTTTTTGAATTTATCGGCATCAGTTTTACTGCGCAAAGTAAACCTTCCGGGTAAATTGAGCTGTACTTCTTTTGGTACAAATGCCCTGCTTCCGGTAGCGAGGATAAGAACATCATAGTCATGTTCTCTTCCGAGGTTATCGGTTATCTTTTTTCTTTCTTTATCAATTTCCGTAATAAATATTTCAGAATGTAAATGGATTTCCAGTTTTTTAAGCTCCAGGGATTTAATTTTCTGCAATTGTTCCCATGTTAACTCCTCAGTGATATATTCCGGTAATAATACCCTGTTATAAAAAGGATCCGGTTCTTTGGAAAAAACATGAATCTCATCTTCATCATTGTGTTCCCTGTAATTTTGAATAAATCTGAATGCTGCAGCACCTGCCCCCACTACGCATATTTTTTGAAATTTCTTTTTGTATTTATTTACAGAGACGGCTGTAAATTTATAATCCGGTTCTTTAGATTGCGGGTCTACTATTATATTGGTTAAATTATTACTCCTGTTGAGATCACTTTCTAATTGTTTACCCCAGTGCATGGGCAAAAAAACCACTCCTTCCCTGACATTACCGGTAACTTTTGCCCTCACCCTTACAAGCCCGTTCCTGCTTTTAACTTCAACCACATCTCCTTCCCTTACTTTTGAGATGTAAGCATCTACCGGATTTATCTCTAAAACAGGATTGGGATAATGAGTTTGCAACCTGGCCACTTTACCTGTTTTTGTCATTGTGTGCCACTGGTCTCTTATTCTTCCTGTGGTAAGTATTAACGGATATTCGGAATTTGGTTTTACGGAAGCATTTTCAATGCCATAAGGTACATTAAATATTGCTTTTTGGGATGGAGTATAAAATTTTTTATCCTCAAACAGCCGAGCTGTTCCGGTATGGCGGTAATCGGAAACAGGCCATTGGAAAGTTCCTTCGTTTTTTAAGCGGTCGTAACTTAAATAAGAAATATCAATGTTGGTGCCTTTTGTCATCAGGCAGTATTCTTTGTATATCTCTTCGGTATTCCTGTAGTTAAATCCATTAAAGCCCATTTTTCGTGCAAAATCGCACAGAATCTCCACATCAGCTTTTGCTTCACCTGGGGGATTAATTCCCTGGGGGAGATATGCAATACGCCTTTCTGAATTGGTCATGGTACCCTCCTTTTCCAGCCAGCCTGCTGCAGGCAGTAACAGATCGGCATATTCAGCAGTATCGGATTTATGAGAAATATCCTGAACTACTACAAATTTTGCATTTTGGAGGGCTTTTTCTACCCTCCCCGAATTAGGTAAACTTACCATCGGATTGGTGCAAATAATCCACACTGCTTTTAATTTCCCTTTTTCGAGGGCTTCAAACATCTCTGTAGCCGTATAACCGGGTTTGGATGATATTTCCTTTACTCCCCAAAAATCCGCTACCTCTTTTCTATGGGTTTCATTAAACAAATCTTTATGAACCGCTAGTAAATTTGCCATTCCGCCTACTTCCCTGCCTCCCATAGCATTGGGTTGACCGGTAAGGGAAAAAGGCCCGGCTCCGGGTTTACCTATTTGCCCGGTAATAAGGGAAAGATTGAGTAAGGAGAAATTTTTATCAACCCCAACCACACTTTGATTTAGTCCCATAGCCCACATGCTGATAAAGGCATTGGATTTCCCTATTATTTCGGCTGCAAGTTTTATGTCATCTTCTGAAACCCCACATATTTTTGATGCTTTTTTAAGGGAAGTGGCTAAAACCTGTTGTTTGTAACTTTCAAAATTTTCGGTGTGATTTTTAATGAAATTGTAGTCCGTTAACCCTCTTTCCAACAACCTTCTGCCAATTGCATTGTATAATACCACGTCGGTACCCGGGATAATCTGTAAATGTAAATCGGCAAAGTTGGCACTATCTG includes:
- a CDS encoding nitrate reductase, producing MQTKELKTTCSYCGVGCGIIIKKDSQNKVYVEGDKDHPVNKGMLCSKGMNLHYVANDTFDRILYPEMRWSRSHLRERVSWDDALDRAASVFKSIIKKYGPDSVGFYVSGQCLTEEYYIANKLTKGFLGTNNIDTNSRLCMSSAVVGYKKTFGEDSVPGSYADIELADCFLITGANPAWCHPILFRRIEKHKEENPDVKIIVVDPRKTDSANFADLHLQIIPGTDVVLYNAIGRRLLERGLTDYNFIKNHTENFESYKQQVLATSLKKASKICGVSEDDIKLAAEIIGKSNAFISMWAMGLNQSVVGVDKNFSLLNLSLITGQIGKPGAGPFSLTGQPNAMGGREVGGMANLLAVHKDLFNETHRKEVADFWGVKEISSKPGYTATEMFEALEKGKLKAVWIICTNPMVSLPNSGRVEKALQNAKFVVVQDISHKSDTAEYADLLLPAAGWLEKEGTMTNSERRIAYLPQGINPPGEAKADVEILCDFARKMGFNGFNYRNTEEIYKEYCLMTKGTNIDISYLSYDRLKNEGTFQWPVSDYRHTGTARLFEDKKFYTPSQKAIFNVPYGIENASVKPNSEYPLILTTGRIRDQWHTMTKTGKVARLQTHYPNPVLEINPVDAYISKVREGDVVEVKSRNGLVRVRAKVTGNVREGVVFLPMHWGKQLESDLNRSNNLTNIIVDPQSKEPDYKFTAVSVNKYKKKFQKICVVGAGAAAFRFIQNYREHNDEDEIHVFSKEPDPFYNRVLLPEYITEELTWEQLQKIKSLELKKLEIHLHSEIFITEIDKERKKITDNLGREHDYDVLILATGSRAFVPKEVQLNLPGRFTLRSKTDADKFKKYLDETHLPPHEQHVAIVGGGLLGLELAAALKHRNIKVTIIQRASRLMERQLDVISSRLLARDVQERDIQIYFDNEVSTVFNNEENNGLTVTLKSGKIINANAIVYAIGTRPNIEAAKKGGIICGRGLKVNRHLQTSDNNIYAIGEIAEFEDKLFGITSAAEEQATILANYLAGDISSRYKGSVLMNILKFQDLDLCSIGEVYVPENETGYEEIIFTDESKRYYKKCIVKDDLLIGAILMGDKNEFAEFKTLIESKIELSDKRETLLRGSSENKPVIGKLVCSCSQVGEGNIQTAIKNGCTDFTELCKQTGAGLGCGSCKTEVREILGKNLQLV